TTCGCCGCGTGAGAGCGAGAGCGAGCGGATGTGGTCAAGCTGCTCGCGCAACTCGCCTTCGTCGATGATTTCGGCAAGTCGGATGGATTTGGTGCGGTTGATCAGCGAGAAGGTGACCTGGGTGTCGGGCTTGTTGTGAAACACCGATTGGCACATCAGGAGTTTGTAGAAATCATTGTCGATGAGCGACCGCACGATGGGGTCGATCTTCCATTTGTGGTTCCAGACGCGGGTCGCAATATCCAATGGTCAAAGCCCTTCTTGGCGGTTGTTGGGCCTGTTTTACGACAGATCGCAAGGACGCTCCATTGCTAATCACAAAGGTGGTGTCGTCGCAGTCGAAGGTGGAGGCGGATTGCGCTGCGAAAATGCGCCTGCGGCGCGGGCGCGCGCGGCCAGCACATGCAGGAGCACGGGCTTGCGCAGGGGCTTGGAGAGGAAACCGTCCATGCCGGCGTCGAGGCAGGCGGCCTTGTCGCTGGCAAAGGCATTGGCGGTGAGCGCAACGATCTGCGGCTGTGGGCCGGGGGTGGCGCGGATCTGGCGGGTGGCGGTAAGGCCGTCCATCTCGGGCATGGACATATCCATCAGCACGATATCAGGGGTGTGGGTGCGCACCATCTCGACCGCTTCGACGCCATTGCGGGCAAAAAGCAAGGTGATCTGCTGATCCTTGAGGTATTTGCGCAGGAGCAGGCGGTTGGTCTGATTGTCCTCGGCCACCAGCACCACCTTGCCAGCAAGTGCGTGGCTGTCGTTGGGCGTGTCGGCGCAATCGGGGGCGATTGTGGCAAGGGTGACCTTGATGGTGAAGGTCGAGCCTTTGCCCGGGGTGGACTGAGCCGTGATATCGCCCCCCATCTCGCGCGCCAGCAGGCGCGAGATCGGCAGGCCAAGCCCGGTGCCGCCAAACTGTCGGGTGGTGGCGCTGTCGGACTGGGCGAATTCATCGAACACCTGGTCGAGCCTGTCTGCGGGGATGCCAATGCCGCTGTCGCGCACGGTGATGGTCAGACCGAGGGCGTGGGCGTCACTTCCCGTCTCGCATGACAGGGTGACCGAGATGCCGCCGGTCTCGGTAAACTTGATGGCATTGCCAATGATATTGACGAGGATCTGACGCAGGCGGCCATCATCCCCCAGCACCTTTTTGGGCAGATCGCCCTGGGTTGTCACATCAACGGTGAGCTGTTTCTTGCGGGCCTCTTGCGACAGAAGCGTGATTGCATCGTCAAGAAGCCCCTTTGCGTCGAAGGCCACCGAATGCAGCGTGGGCGTGCCCGATTGCAATTTCGAGAAATCGAGAACGTCGTTGATGATCGTCAGCAAGGCTTCGCCCGAGCGCCGGATAGTGTTCACATATTGCCGATTCTCGGGGCTTAGCCCGGCATCAGCCAGAAGATCGGCCATGCCGATGATGCCATTCATCGGGGTGCGGATTTCATGGCTCATCGTGGCTAGAAAACGCGCCTTGGCTTCTGCTGCGGCTTCGCTGGCGGCCATGGCGCGGGCCAGTTCGGCCTCGTGTTTCTTGATGTCGGTGATGTCGCGTTCGATCGCGATTACCACATCGACATTGCCCGCGTCGTCCAGAAGCGGCACGATATTGGTGCCAACCCAGAAGTGTCGCCCGTCCTTGGCTTGATTGAGGATCTGGGTGCGGAGCGGGCGGCCTTCACTGATTGCGCTGGCGATTTCCTGCGACGCTTTTGCAGAAGTTTCCGGAGTGTTGGTGAAATCAGAGGGATCGTGCCCCCGGATCTCGTCCAGCGTGTATCCTGAGAGGCGGGTAAAAGCATCGTTGACCCAGAGAATGCGTCTCTGGGCATCCGTAATGATGACGCTGTCATTGGCATGTTTGGCCACCAGAGAGAGGCGCCGCGCCTCTTTCTGGCGGGCTTCGAGGTCGCGATTGGCCTGTGCCAAATCCCGGCTATAGACGAGAAGTTCGTGGTTTTTGCGTTGGCGGGTGTGAAGCGTTTGCACGATGTGATGGATGAAAAGGTAACTTGGATACGCCATGACTGTCATCGCGGCCAAATCAGCGGCGGCCTTGGGGTGAAGGCCGGGTTGCAACAAGATCGCGTCAAGGATCAGGGCAATCCCCGTCAGGCCGTAGACGCCAAACCGCGCGATGGTGGCGGGCCGGTTGTAGGGCAGCACCATACCAGCGTTGATCACCGCTGCCATCAAAAAGGCCATTGCAAATCCTGATGCGACTTGGTCGGGCGACATATGCCAGGCCAAAACGACTCCGAACGCAATTGAGGCGGCTTGGAGCGTGGCGGTTACGGTCGAGAAAAGGACGAGGCGGCGCAGCGGCGTGCCTCTTGCGAGCAAGGCCTCTATGCTCAAGAGGAAGAGGCAATCAATCGCTTCGCCAGTGAGCACCAGAAGGGCGGCGGCGAAGCCAGCCAAGGGCGAAACCAGGTTGATCAGCAGTGCCGTGACCACCACCATGAGGACTTGGCGGACCAGGAAATGCTTCAGCCGCCCGCGCGCATAGCTTCGCAGCAGCCCAGGTGGGCTGTTGCGGCGTTCAAACTCCGCAAGACGGCGATCTGATTCCAGTATTCCGACAAGCATCTAGGCGTGCTCTCCTCCGGTGGGGGAAATCACACTGTTCTAGCGATGCAGAAGTTAAAATATTGGCAATTTATTTGCGGAAAAATGCGAGAAACAATCGCTTTGCCAAAAGCTTTGGGAGGCCCTCAGCGTAAGGTTATGCCCGCGTTTCGCATGGCCGTTTCGGCGGCGTTGAGCGAGCCGTCAAGATCGATGGCGCGGCACAGGCTGGTTTCGACCACAACTTCAAAGCCCAGTTTTCGGGCGTCGAGGGCCGAATATTGCACGCAGAAATCGGTGGCGAGACCGGCGAGTGTGAGGTGGGTAATACCACGGGTTCTGAGCCAGCCTTCAAGCCCTGTTGGGGTTTGGTGGTCATTTTCAAAAAATGCCGAGTAGCTGTCAATTTCGGGGGTCATGCCCTTGCGCAGGATCAGCGCCGCCGGATCGGTTTTCAGGTTTGGGTGAAACTGGGCACCCTTTGAACCTTGGACGCAATGATCGGGCCAGAGCACCTGCGGCCCATAGGGCATTTCGACAAGATCATAGGGAGATTTTCCGGCGTGTGTGGATGCGAATGAGGCGTGCCCGGCCGGGTGCCAATCCTGCGTCAGCACGACGGTTCCGGCGTCGGCCATGCGTTGATTGATGCCGGAAATGATCTGATCGCCATCGCGCACGGCCAGCGCGCCGCCGGGGCAGAAATCATTTTGCACGTCGATCACAATCAGGGCGTCGCTCATGGTGTTCTCCTCTCACGCATTCAACTGAGACTGGCCGTAAGGTTGGGCGAGGTCAACCGGTCGCGAGTGTGGCTCTTGTCAGGTTGGGGGTTTGGGCGTAAATCGCGCCGTATGTTTACTTGTCGCGCTCTTTATCATTTCGCTCGTATTGATGATCCCGCTGCTGTGCAAGGGCCGCTTCAAGAGCTGTGTAACGCCAATGGCATTACCGGATCTCTGCTTTTGGCGCGCGAGGGGATCAATGGCACGATTGCGGGGACCAAGCCGGGGCTTGATGCGGTTCTGACGCATATTCAGACCTTGCCGGGTTTTGGCGATATCGTCTGGAAGGACAGCCCGGCGGCAGAGCAGCCGTTTCGGCGCATGAAGGTGCGGCTCAAGAAAGAGATCGTGACGATGGGGCAGCCCGACGTCGATCCAAAGGCTGCGGTCGGGCATTATGTTGAGCCTGAGGATTGGAACGATCTGATCCTCAGCCCGGATGTTGCGGTGATTGACACGCGCAACGATTATGAGGTGGCGATTGGCACGTTTCAGGGGGCCGTGGACCCTGAGACCGACACATTTCGCGACTTTCCTGCTTGGTGGGAGAAGAACAAGGACCGTTTTCACAACAAGCGGATCGCGATGTTCTGCACTGGCGGAATCCGCTGTGAGAAATCGACCAACTGGCTTTTGCAGCAGGGCGTGGAGGATGTGTATCACCTTAAAGGCGGTATTCTGAAATACCTTGAGGAGGTGCCGGCGCAGAAGAGCACCTGGGAGGGGGAATGCTTTGTCTTTGATGGGCGCGTGTCGGTGGGGCATGGGCTGGTGGAAGGGCCACATCTGCTGTGTCATGCTTGCCGTCGGCCAATTCTGCCGGATGACCGCCAACGCGCGGAGTATGAAGATGGCGTGAGCTGTCATCATTGTATTGATGAGACCTCGGAGGATGACAAGGGGCGGTTTCGCGAACGTCAAAAGCAAATTCGGCTGGCCGAGGAGCGTGGCACAACGCATATACGACGCGCCTGATCGCAGCGTCCGGGCCGTTTTCAAAATCACATTGAAGAGGCCTTAGTCCTTCCGCAATCGCCGCATTAATGATTAACTCCGCAACGGAGAACATTTGATCAAAGGGGAGAATTTCATGACATATCTTAACCGCCGCCACGCGCTGGGCTTGATGGGGGCTGCTGCGGCTTCGGCGCTGGCTACGCCTTCGCTTGCCAGTAACCGCAAGATCACCGTCGGCGCGCTTCGTTTCACCAGCCATTCAGCCAGTTTCGTCGCTGTTGTGCGGGGCTATTTCAAAGAGGCCGGGCTGGACGTTGAGCTGAAGTTCTTTCAGGCGGCGCAGCCGATGGCCGTGGCGATTGCCAGTGGCGATGTGGACTATGCGATTACGGCGATTTCGGGCGGGCTGATCTCGCTTGCCGATAAGGGTGCGATCAAGGTGATCGGGGGCAGTTTGAGCGAAGAACCGGGAATTGACGGGCAGTTGATCTTGGCGAGCGACGCGGCGTTTCAGGCCGGGTTGACCACGCCGAAGATGCTGGACGGCAAGTCTTTCGGCATGACGCAGGCGGGTTCGTCGTTCCATTATATGGGCAGCAAGGTGGCTGCGGCGGAGGGGGCCAATATGACCTTCAAGCCGCTGCAAAAGGTTGGTGCCGTGATTGGTGCGCTGAAATCCGGGCAGATTGATGCGTGGTCGATCGTGCCGCATATTGCCAAGCCGCTGGCCGGATCGGGCGCGGTGCATATTATCGGCAATATATCGGATTACCTGCCGAATTATCAGGTCACGACCGTCTTCACCTCGGCCAAGAATGCCAGCGATGAGGCGGAGATGACCAAAAGCTTCTTGGCCGGATATTCCAAAGGTGTTGATGATTACAACGCCGCCATGATCGAAAAGACCGGTGGTGAAGAGGGCGTGAATGAGATGGTCGCGCTGATTCACAACTATGTCTACAACGACCGACCGATTGAAAAGGCAGCACCGTCGATCATCAACGGCACGATGCGGCTTAATCCCGGTGCGGCGCTGAACATGGCATCTGTGTCGGATCAGCTGGAATGGTTCAAGGCCGAAGGGCTGGTGGATGGCGGCGTGACGATGGAGACGCTGGTCGATGCATCATATGTCGAGACGATTGGCTAAATAGGCTAAAGGGTGAGGCCGGCCTGTAATGGTCGGGCCTGTCCGAAGCGGGGCTGTTCATGGAACTCCAACTTAGCAATGTCAGCCACGCTTATGGCGGCACCGAGGTGCTGCGCGACATCACACTTGCCGTTCCCGAAGGCAAGATCGTGTGCATTGTCGGGCCGTCGGGCTGTGGCAAATCCACCTTGTTGCGCATGATGGGCGGGTTGGAGCGGCCAGACCGGGGCGAGGTTGCGCAATTGGGCGAGGTGCCCGAGGGGTGTCTCAACCCGCTGACTTATGTTTTTCAGGATTTTGCGCTGCTGCCTTGGCGCACCGTCGAGGGCAATGTTGCGCTGGCGCTGGAAGATCATCGGCTGGGCGCTGGGCGGGTGAGCGAGATTGTCGGCGATGTTCTGGCGCGCACCAATCTGACGGATTTCGCCCGTGCGCTGCCGCGGCAATTGTCGGGGGGTATGAAACAAAGGGTCGCCATTGCGCGGGCGCTGGCGGTGAATCCGGCGGTGATGCTGCTTGATGAACCTTTGTCGGCGCTGGATGCGCAGACGCGTGAATTGCTGATGGATGATCTGGTTGGGTTGTGGTCGCGCACGCCATTTACAGCCGTGTACGTCACGCACAATTTGGCCGAGGCGGTACGGCTGGGGCATTTGATTGTTGTCTTGTCGCGTCGCCCCGGCGCGATCCACGAGATTGTTGAAATTGATACACCGCTTGATGAGAGAGACTCGGCTGATCCTGCGCTTGAGGCCAAACGCCAGCATCTTTGGCAGTTGATGCGCGATGAGGCGCGGGCGGCGGATGCGGAGCTGGCGCATGTCTGATTTGGAAATGGCGGATGCAAAGCCGGTTCCGTTTCGCGGCGGTGGCTTTGCGCCGCGCCCGAAACGCTGGGTCGGATTCGTGGTGTTCGTGTTGTTGATCGCCGTTGCCGAGATTGGCACACGGCAAGGATGGATTTCCGCGTTGACCTTGCCGAAACCTTCCGATGTGCTGATTACGTTCAAGGAGCTTTGGCAGTCTGGATTGCTGTTCAAACATCTTGTGCCGTCGCTGACGCGGCTATTGGTGGGTGCGACGCTGGGCGTGATGGTGGGCGTTTCGGTGGGGGTTCTGATCGGGCTTTTCTCTTACGTCCGCTCGGGGTTGGTGCCGGTTGTCGCGGCCTTGTTTCCAATTCCGAAAATCGCGCTTTTGCCGCTGTTCGTGATCTGGTTTGGCATTGATGAGGCTTCAAAATACGCGCTGATCGCGTTTGGCACGTTCACGCCGACGGTGGTGGCGACCTATGGCGCGGTCGACAATGTGGACCGGGGATTGATCCGCATGGGGCAGAGCTTTGGCCTGTCGTGGTGGTCAATCGTGCGCAAGATCGTGCTTCCGGGGGCGATGCCGGGGATACTTTCAGGGCTACGGATTTCGCTGGCGATTGCCATTATTCTGCTGGTCGCGGCCGAGATGCTGGGAGCGGAATATGGCATTGGTGCCTATATTCTGGAGGCCGGATCGCTTTATGACCTTGAGCGGCTGTTTGCCGGAGTTGTCATACTGTCGCTTTTGGGGGTGGTTGTTTCGACCGTGATTTCACAGATCGAGAAACGGCTGCTGCGCTGGCGCAGTTAGGGGCGCTGCCCCGGTGCCAAGGACCGGGGCAGGCTTTTGCTCAAGTTCAGACGACGTCGAATTCTAGCGGTTTGATCTGCTGGAAAAGTCCTGTGGCGCGGAGTTTTTCGAGCACGTCGTCGGGCACTCGCGCATCGACATAGAGAAGCGCAATGGCGTCGCCGCCGGCATGGTTACGGCCCAAGGTGAAGTTGGCGATGTTGACACCGTTTTCGCCCATCGTCGTGCCCAGTGTGCCGATGATGTTGGGCTCGTCCTTGTTGGTGGTGTAGAGCATGTGTTGGCCGACTTCGGCGTCGATATTGATGCCTTTGATCTGGATGAAGCGCGGTTTGCCATCCGAGAACACGGTGCCACCGATGGAGCGTTCGCGCTTGTCGGTCACGACCGTCACCTTGATGTAACCCTCAAACGCGCCGGATTTGTCTTGGCTGGTGGTCGAGATCTTGATGCCGCGTTCCTTGGCGATGACCGGGGCCGAAACCATGTTCACATCCGGGTTGACGGCTTTCATGATGCCCGCCACCCCGGCGCAGTTGAGCGCATCAAGGTTCATAGTAGCGGCCACACCGTCATAAAGGATGTTGATTGCCTTGATCGGTTCATCCGTCAGCTGGCCGATGAAGCTGCCCAAATGGCCGGCCAGCTTGATCCAGGGGCCCATGTGCTTGGCCTCTTCCGCCGTGACGGAAGGCATGTTGAGCGCGTTTTCCACGGCACCGGTGAGCAGGTAGTTTGACATCTGTTCGGCCACCTGCAGGGCGACGTTTTCCTGAGCTTCAGAGGTGGCGGCGCCGAGGTGGGGCGTGCAGACCACGTTCGGGAGACCGAAAAGCGGGTTTTCGGTAGCGGGTTCGACGGAAAACACGTCAAAAGCGGCCCCGGCGACATGGCCGGATTTCAGCAGTTCAGCGAGGGCTTCTTCATCAACCAGACCGCCACGGGCACAGTTGATGATGCGCACGCCCTTCTTGGTCTTGGCGAGGTTTTCACGGCTGAGGATGTTCTTGGTCTGCTCGGTGAAGGGCACATGCAGCGTGATGAAATCGGCGCGTGCGAGAAGCTCGTCCAGCTCGACCTTTTCGACGCCCATTTTCGCGGCTTTTGCTTCCGACAAGAACGGATCATAGGCGACGACCTTCATGTGCAGACCGAGAGCGCGGTCACAGACGATGCCACCGATGTTGCCCGCACCGATCACACCGAGGGTCTTGTTGGTCAGCTCAACCCCCATGAATTTCGATTTTTCCCATTTTCCGGCTTGGGTCGAAACGCTGGCTTCGGGGATTTGGCGTGCAACGGCGAACATCATTGCGATGGCGTGTTCGGCGGTGGTGATCATGTTGCCGAACGGCGTGTTCATTACGATCACGCCTTTTTTGGAAGCCGCGTCCTTGTCGATGTTATCGGTTCCGATCCCGGCGCGCGCGATAACCTTGAGGTTGGTGGCCGCGGCGAGGATTTTCTCGGTTACTTTGGTGGCCGAGCGAATAGCGAGGCCATCGTATTTGCCGATGACTTCGGCCAGCTTGTCTTTGTCTTTGCCAAGGGTGGGTTCGAAATCAACTTCGATGCCACGGTCGCGAAAAATCTGAACGGCGGTTTCGCTGAGTTTGTCGGAGACGAGTACTTTGGGAGCCATTGGTGTGGTCCTTTTGAAAATGGGGAAAGGTTCGGGGGCGCGCTGTGGCGACCCCGGAAACTTGGTGAGATAGCGATCAGGACTGGGCCGAGATTTCCGACTCAAACGCCCATTCGAGCCAAGGCATCAACGCCGCTACGTCAGCGGTTTCAACCGTGCCGCCGCACCAGATGCGCAGGCCCGCAGGGGCATCGCGATAGGCCCCGATGTCGAGCGCGACACCTTCGTTTTCAAGGCGTTTTGCAACGGCTTTGGCGAAAGCGGCGCCGTCTTTGATACGCGCGTCGGTGAATTTGAGGCACACAGAGGTGTTCGACATGGTCGCCGGATCAAGCGCTAGAAAGTCGATCCAATCATGCATTTCAACGAAATCGGCAATCGCTTTGGTGTTGGCGTTGGCGCGACCAATCAGGCCTTTGAGGCCACCGACCGAGCGGGCCCAATCGAGCGCGACGAGGTAATCTTCGACCGCGAGCATCGAGGGGGTGTTGATGGTGGCGCCGGTGAAGATGCCATCAATCAGCTTGCCACCTTTGGTAAGGCGGAAAATCTTGGGCAGGGGCCAAGGCGGGGTGTAGCTTTCCAGCCGTTCAACCGCGCGCGGGCTGAGGATCAGCATGCCGTGGGCCGCTTCGCCGCCCAGCACTTTTTGCCAAGAGAAGGTGGTCACATCGAGCTTGTCCCAAGGCAGATCCTGCGCGAAGGCCGCCGAGGTGGCGTCGCAGATGGTCAGCCCTTCGCGATCCGCCGCGATCCAGTCGCCATTCGGGACGCGCACGCCAGAGGTGGTGCCGTTCCACGTAAAGACGACATCATTGGCAAAATCGACCGAAGCGAGATCAGGCAGTTCGCCGTAGTCGGCGGTTTTGATTACGGCGTCGAGTTTGAGTTGTTTGGCAACATCGGTGACCCAGCCAGAACCGAAGCTTTCCCACGCCAGCATTTCAACGCCACGCGCGCCAAGCATCGACCACATGGCCATTTCTACGGCGCCGGTATCAGAGGCGGGCACGATGCCGATTTTGTAGTCGGCGGGGATGCCGAGCACCTCACGCGTGCCTTCGATCGCGTCCTTGAGCTTGGCCTTGCCGATGGCGGCACGGTGCGAACGGCCAAGGGCGGCGTCCGAAAGCTTATCAAGCGTGAATGTGGGGATTTTGGCGCAGGGGCCAGAGGAAAAACGCGGGTTTGCCGGCCGCGTTGCCGGTTGATGTATAGCCATTTGTGCTATCCTTCCAGATAAGCGCCCTTCGTTGGGGAAGGGTGTCCCACCGCCGGACATACGGAACCCCAGTAAAAACAGCAATAGGCAAAGGTGTTTGCCTTGAAGTTAAATGTAGCCTTTTGCAGAACGATGCAGGAACGCATGTTTCCTATTGGCACAAATTTGACACAAGGAAATCCGGTTTTGTTCCACAACACCCAGCCGCAGAATCGTGTGGAATGCTTAATGCAATCAGCCCTTTTCTGGCGGGTCAGGTGGCGTCATGAGTGGCATGGCGTTGATCTGGGCCGCGAATGTCAAAGGCCTGAAGCCCGCCGCCAAGATCGTGCTGATTCAGCTGGCGGACTTCCACAACAAGGAAACCGGCCAGTGCAACCCAAGCGCACAGCGGTTGGCGGACGAATGCGAGATGGGCCGCGCAACGCTGTTCCGTCACATGACCACTTTGGAAGATTGCGGTCTTATCACCCGCCATGCTCGCGGTGACGGCGATGGCGGGCGTGGGTCTAATCAGTATGAGCTACACCTGGACATTACCCTCGGTCCAAGCGCACGCCTGAAGGGTGGGGGCAGCGGCCCCACTGGGGTTGTGTCTCAAAATGAGACGGGGGGAAACGTCTCAAAAACTCGGGGGAAAAGTCTCAACGGTGAGACGGGGGTAGTCTCAAATCGGGACACGAACCTTACCATTGAACCTGTGAAAGAACCACCTACGCGCAAGCGCGAGGCGGCGGAGGGTGATGAAGCTCAGAAGATTTTGGCAGCATATCCGCCTGACCGATTGCGCGGCAGAGCGACCTGCCTTGCCCAGATCGAAGAGGCCATGAAGGAAGGGATCACACCGAAGGACCTTTTGCAGGCCGTCCAAGCCTACGCCACTGACAGCGCAGGTTTCACCCGCTCCAAGGTCTGCTTTTCCGACAACTGGTTTCAGTCGCGGCGCTGGCTGGCCTATGTTGAGAAGCAGGCGGAAGACCGAGAAAAGTCGGTAGCGTTGCAGGCCGATCACCATGCGCGGTTAGCTTGTTGGGTCAGTGAACGCAGCCCGATGTGCAAACACATCACGGCCCCGCAAGTGACAGCTTTGCTTGCCTCAAAGCTGGTGACACAGGCGCAAATCCAAGCCGCTGGCCTCAGAATATGACCACAACCGATCCGACCACAGAGCAAACAGCAAGGTTACCCACCGATTACATCGGCGGGACTTGTGAGGGGCGGCCTGCCTCCCCTTCAAACCCCAACCAGACGCGCGATGAGCGCGTCAAAGAGGGCCTTTCCGAGGCTGTGATCTTTCGATGCACTGTTGCGGAGAAGGCCGCGCTTGTCGCCAAGGCAGACGCGGCTGGACTGCCCAACGCCACGCTGATGCGCGAGGCCTTGGGGCTGGTCCAAGCGCGGCGGCGCAAGCCCGTGCCGCGTGTTGACCCTTCGCTGACGGTTGCCGTTGCCCGCGTCGGCGGCAACCTCAACCAATTGGCGCGCTGGATCAACGGGGCCGTCAAATCTGGCCGCGCAAGCCAGATCGACGCCCTGAAGGTCAGCGCGCGGCTTGTCGCGATTGAGCGCCAGTTGGCCCAGATCATCGACCAGCACAGCGAGCGCCTGCGATGATCATCTCGTTCTTTTCGTCTGGCACAGGCGGCGGTGCAGCCCCTGTTGACTACCTGACCGCACGCGAAGTTTTGGCCTACGACCAAAACCGCAACCTGATCTGCGATGAATACGGCCAGCCGCAAACCAAAATCCGTCACCCGCTGCCCGAAGTGCTGCACGGCAACTCTGACTGGACGCGGGATTTGATCGACGCCAGCGCGAACAAGTGGAGCTACACCGCAGGCGTGATCAGCTTTGCGGACAGCGATCAGCCCAGCGAGGACGCTCAGCAAGAGGTCATTGAGCAATTTGAGGCTCTGGCCTTTGCAGGGCTTGAGGCGGATCAATACGACTGCCTGTGGGTGCGCCATGTCCACGAAGACAATGTCGAGCTGCACTTTTGCACGCCCCGTTTAGAGTTGGCGACGGGCAGGGCTTTGAACATCGCACCACCCGGCCATGAGGCGGCGTTCAGCACATTGCGCGACGTGTTGAACAAGACCCACGGTTGGGTTGACCCGATGGAACCTGACCTCGCCCGTGACTTCAAACTTGTCCGTGAGAGCGCCGAGCGTGCAGAGGCGCGGCAGGTCATCATCGGGGCGCTCTACGATCAGATTGACGCGGGCCTGATCACCGACCGCGCAACTATGGTCGCCTTCTTTGAAGACACGGGCTTCGAGGTCACGCGCCAAGCCGCAAAATCAATCAGTGTCCGCGATCCTGAATTTACGAAACCGTTCAAACTGGAAGGCATCCTCACTCATGAAA
This window of the Rhodobacteraceae bacterium LMO-JJ12 genome carries:
- a CDS encoding MobC family plasmid mobilization relaxosome protein, giving the protein MTTTDPTTEQTARLPTDYIGGTCEGRPASPSNPNQTRDERVKEGLSEAVIFRCTVAEKAALVAKADAAGLPNATLMREALGLVQARRRKPVPRVDPSLTVAVARVGGNLNQLARWINGAVKSGRASQIDALKVSARLVAIERQLAQIIDQHSERLR
- a CDS encoding helix-turn-helix domain-containing protein; the encoded protein is MSGMALIWAANVKGLKPAAKIVLIQLADFHNKETGQCNPSAQRLADECEMGRATLFRHMTTLEDCGLITRHARGDGDGGRGSNQYELHLDITLGPSARLKGGGSGPTGVVSQNETGGNVSKTRGKSLNGETGVVSNRDTNLTIEPVKEPPTRKREAAEGDEAQKILAAYPPDRLRGRATCLAQIEEAMKEGITPKDLLQAVQAYATDSAGFTRSKVCFSDNWFQSRRWLAYVEKQAEDREKSVALQADHHARLACWVSERSPMCKHITAPQVTALLASKLVTQAQIQAAGLRI